A genomic segment from Stenotrophomonas maltophilia encodes:
- a CDS encoding flagellar biosynthetic protein FliQ, with protein MTPELALTELRGGLITVLWVAGPLLLTVLVVGVVVGVVQAATQLNEPTIAFVAKAAALTAVLFALGSLLIGHLVEFTTLLFQRIPHLIG; from the coding sequence ATGACTCCCGAACTTGCCTTGACCGAACTGCGTGGCGGCCTGATCACCGTATTGTGGGTAGCCGGCCCGCTGCTGCTCACCGTGCTGGTGGTGGGCGTGGTGGTCGGTGTCGTGCAGGCCGCGACCCAGCTCAATGAACCGACCATCGCCTTCGTTGCCAAGGCGGCGGCGCTGACCGCAGTGCTGTTCGCGCTGGGCAGCCTGCTGATCGGCCACCTGGTTGAATTCACCACGCTGCTGTTCCAGCGCATTCCGCACCTGATCGGCTAG
- the fliR gene encoding flagellar biosynthetic protein FliR yields MDAATQMAADGLQAFGMIGTVLWTMLRIGAVAMAMPMVGSRAVPSRVRVVLAGTLAIALAPLLPPVPDWTGFDAATVLTIARELAIGVSIGFMLRLVFEAGAMAGELIAQGTGLAFAQMSDPLRGGTSGVIGQWFYLLFGLLFFTANGHLALISLLVDSYRALPIGAPLPDPHAFFSIAPTFLLTVLRGALTLAIPLTVAMLAVNLAFGVLARAAPALNPIQLGLPVSLLLGLFLLALLAGEMGPPVQRLFDAAFQAADAVTH; encoded by the coding sequence ATGGACGCCGCCACCCAGATGGCTGCCGACGGCCTGCAGGCCTTCGGCATGATCGGCACCGTGCTGTGGACCATGCTGCGCATCGGCGCGGTGGCCATGGCCATGCCCATGGTGGGTTCCCGTGCGGTACCTTCGCGGGTGCGCGTGGTGCTGGCCGGCACCCTGGCCATCGCACTGGCCCCGCTGCTGCCGCCGGTACCGGACTGGACCGGCTTCGATGCCGCCACCGTGCTGACCATCGCCCGCGAACTGGCCATCGGCGTGTCCATCGGCTTCATGCTGAGGCTGGTGTTCGAAGCCGGTGCGATGGCCGGCGAACTGATCGCGCAGGGCACCGGCCTGGCCTTCGCGCAGATGAGCGATCCGCTGCGCGGTGGCACCTCCGGTGTGATCGGACAGTGGTTCTACCTGCTGTTCGGCCTGCTGTTCTTCACCGCCAACGGCCACCTGGCGTTGATTTCGTTGCTGGTGGACAGCTACCGCGCACTGCCGATCGGCGCGCCGCTGCCAGACCCGCACGCCTTCTTCAGCATCGCCCCGACCTTCCTGCTGACCGTACTGCGCGGCGCACTGACGCTGGCCATCCCGCTCACCGTGGCGATGCTGGCGGTGAACCTGGCCTTCGGCGTACTGGCACGTGCAGCCCCTGCGCTGAATCCGATCCAGCTGGGCCTGCCGGTCTCGCTGCTGCTGGGCCTGTTCCTGCTGGCCCTGCTGGCCGGGGAAATGGGGCCGCCGGTACAGCGCCTGTTCGACGCCGCCTTCCAGGCTGCGGACGCGGTCACACACTGA
- the fliN gene encoding flagellar motor switch protein FliN — MNDIDALEPTPAQFSSLQADEANGPDLNLDVILDVPVTLSLEVGRARLPIRNLLQLNQGSVVELERGAGESLDVFVNGTLIAHGEVVVINDRFGVRLTDVVSPSERIRRLR; from the coding sequence ATGAACGATATCGACGCCCTCGAACCGACCCCGGCCCAGTTCAGCAGCCTGCAGGCCGATGAGGCGAATGGTCCGGACCTGAACCTGGACGTGATCCTCGATGTGCCGGTGACCCTGTCGCTGGAAGTCGGTCGTGCCCGCCTGCCGATCCGCAACCTGCTGCAGCTCAACCAGGGTTCGGTGGTGGAACTGGAGCGCGGTGCCGGCGAATCGCTGGACGTGTTCGTCAATGGCACCCTGATCGCCCACGGCGAAGTGGTGGTGATCAATGACCGCTTCGGCGTGCGCCTGACCGACGTGGTCAGCCCGAGCGAGCGGATCCGGAGACTGCGTTGA
- a CDS encoding flagellar basal body-associated FliL family protein, translating into MAAAADKTKKTAEKDKAAKPRSPILITALVAVLAAAAAGGGVWFFTQSKHEEKTAQAPKKSATPAPAQYFALDPAFVVNLNGPVDGPRYLQLEVQLMTRDPAALEAIKTHAPAIRARLLMLFSQVSPDQIADVAGKQKLQAASLAEVQKVLKAETGSNGADDLLFTSFVTQ; encoded by the coding sequence GTGGCCGCAGCCGCTGACAAAACCAAGAAGACCGCCGAGAAGGACAAGGCCGCCAAGCCGCGTAGTCCGATCCTGATCACCGCACTGGTGGCCGTACTGGCCGCCGCTGCCGCCGGTGGCGGCGTGTGGTTCTTCACCCAGTCCAAGCACGAAGAGAAGACCGCGCAGGCGCCGAAGAAGAGCGCTACCCCGGCCCCGGCACAGTACTTCGCGCTGGATCCGGCGTTCGTGGTCAACCTCAATGGCCCGGTCGACGGCCCGCGCTACCTGCAGCTGGAGGTTCAGCTGATGACCCGCGACCCGGCCGCGCTGGAAGCGATCAAGACCCATGCCCCGGCCATCCGCGCGCGCCTGCTGATGCTGTTCTCGCAGGTCAGCCCGGACCAGATCGCCGATGTCGCCGGCAAGCAGAAGCTGCAGGCTGCTTCGCTGGCCGAGGTGCAGAAGGTGCTCAAGGCCGAGACCGGCAGCAACGGCGCCGACGATCTGCTCTTCACCAGCTTCGTGACCCAGTAA
- the fliO gene encoding flagellar biosynthetic protein FliO has protein sequence MSLLASTLLAVGKTAAPIGPQVGQHAAAAPSLFGAVLALLAVLALVIGLGWLLKRMPGSGFRPAEGMKLVASLSVGAKERVVVVEVNGQQLLLGVTAGGINTLHTLPEPLPPPAPVRVPDFKNLPNFAQLLQQRLRKDP, from the coding sequence TTGAGCCTGCTGGCCTCCACCCTGCTGGCGGTCGGCAAGACCGCCGCGCCGATCGGCCCGCAGGTCGGCCAGCATGCGGCCGCTGCACCCAGCCTGTTCGGCGCGGTGCTGGCGCTGCTGGCGGTGCTGGCGCTGGTGATCGGCCTGGGCTGGCTGCTCAAGCGCATGCCCGGCAGCGGCTTCCGCCCAGCCGAAGGCATGAAGCTGGTGGCCAGCCTCAGCGTCGGCGCCAAGGAGCGCGTGGTGGTGGTGGAGGTCAACGGCCAGCAACTGCTGCTGGGCGTCACCGCCGGTGGCATCAACACCCTGCATACCCTGCCCGAACCGCTGCCGCCGCCGGCACCGGTGCGCGTGCCGGACTTCAAGAACCTGCCGAATTTCGCCCAGCTGCTGCAGCAGCGGCTGCGCAAGGATCCCTGA
- a CDS encoding putative bifunctional diguanylate cyclase/phosphodiesterase, which translates to MLVGTYNPWLVAISLLVAVMASYTALAMAGRTVTAPGRGAAWWWRLGGGFAMGLGIWSMHFIGMLAFDLPIPLGYDLPITLLSLALAIASSVFALWLVSLRTLPHPRLAGGALLMGTGIAGMHYVGMAAMRMQPGIDYDPGWLLFSLMVAVAASWTALYVAFRLRAQRTRIGDRLAAAGLLGLAIVGMHYTGMAAARFPEGSVCGAAVGDGLQNEWLAMLVVVLTVAILAVVLVVSWLDQRVEAQLLRLRNSMLSTSLTDAQQELTQAALHDPLTRLPNRLLLQRRIVQALAEAEQGGNRFAVMFMDLDGFKQVNDAYGHQAGDALLVAVAERTRQLLRPHDLLARLGGDEFVLVVRIEHDEDLPTLARRILQAVGSGPLLPDNELQVTASIGVAICPDHAASERQLMAFADAAMYQAKESGRNAFVLFADWMNDSAEQQFRLLADLRRAIGSEQLFLHYQPKIRVATQKVAGAEALIRWRHPDHGLIPPDRFIRLAERSGAINEIGRWALDQACQQLRRWHDAGHDGWSMSVNLSPVQFSSPHLLHDVREVIERHGIPARHLVLEITESTVMRDTDTSLRLLQALSALGVGISIDDFGTGYSSLLYLKRLPATEIKIDHAFVRDLEHSAEDVVIVSAIVALGHALDMDIVAEGVETAAQRAYLERLGCDFLQGYLLGRPVDAARFMQLHDLPRPRVELAQSPPPSGNAPL; encoded by the coding sequence ATGCTGGTAGGCACGTACAACCCGTGGCTGGTGGCGATCTCGCTGCTGGTCGCCGTGATGGCTTCGTACACCGCGCTGGCGATGGCCGGGCGCACGGTGACCGCCCCGGGCAGAGGCGCGGCCTGGTGGTGGCGCCTTGGGGGCGGCTTCGCCATGGGCCTGGGCATCTGGTCGATGCATTTCATCGGCATGCTGGCCTTCGACCTGCCCATTCCATTGGGCTACGACCTTCCGATCACCCTGCTCTCGCTTGCGCTGGCCATCGCCTCGTCGGTGTTCGCGCTGTGGCTGGTCTCGCTGCGCACCCTGCCCCATCCGCGGCTGGCCGGCGGCGCGCTGCTGATGGGCACCGGCATCGCCGGCATGCACTACGTCGGCATGGCGGCCATGCGCATGCAGCCGGGTATCGACTATGACCCGGGTTGGCTGCTGTTCTCACTGATGGTGGCGGTGGCCGCCTCCTGGACCGCGCTGTACGTGGCATTCCGGCTGCGTGCCCAGCGCACCCGCATCGGCGATCGCCTGGCGGCGGCGGGCCTGCTCGGCCTGGCCATCGTCGGCATGCACTACACCGGCATGGCCGCCGCGCGTTTCCCGGAAGGCAGCGTGTGTGGCGCTGCCGTGGGCGATGGCCTGCAGAACGAATGGCTGGCGATGCTGGTGGTGGTGCTGACCGTGGCGATCCTGGCGGTGGTGCTGGTGGTCTCATGGCTGGACCAGCGCGTGGAGGCGCAACTGCTGCGGCTGCGCAATTCGATGCTGAGCACCTCGTTGACCGATGCCCAGCAGGAACTGACCCAGGCCGCGCTGCATGATCCGCTCACCCGCCTGCCCAACCGCCTGCTGCTGCAGCGGCGCATCGTGCAGGCGCTGGCCGAGGCCGAACAAGGCGGCAACCGCTTCGCGGTGATGTTCATGGACCTGGACGGCTTCAAGCAGGTCAATGATGCCTATGGCCATCAGGCCGGTGATGCGCTGCTGGTGGCGGTGGCCGAACGCACCCGCCAGCTGCTGCGCCCGCACGACCTGCTGGCACGGCTGGGCGGCGATGAGTTCGTGCTGGTGGTGCGCATCGAGCACGACGAGGACCTGCCGACCCTGGCCCGTCGCATCCTGCAGGCAGTGGGCAGCGGCCCGTTGTTGCCGGACAACGAACTGCAGGTGACTGCCAGCATCGGCGTGGCGATCTGCCCGGACCACGCTGCCAGCGAGCGCCAGCTGATGGCCTTCGCCGATGCGGCGATGTACCAGGCCAAGGAATCCGGACGCAACGCCTTCGTGCTGTTCGCAGACTGGATGAACGACAGTGCCGAGCAGCAGTTCCGGTTGCTGGCCGACCTGCGCCGCGCGATCGGCAGCGAACAGCTGTTCCTGCACTATCAACCGAAGATCCGCGTGGCCACGCAGAAGGTGGCGGGCGCTGAAGCCCTGATCCGTTGGCGCCATCCGGACCACGGCCTGATCCCGCCGGACCGCTTCATCCGCCTGGCCGAGCGCAGCGGCGCGATCAACGAGATCGGTCGCTGGGCGCTGGACCAGGCCTGCCAGCAGCTGCGGCGCTGGCACGACGCCGGGCATGACGGCTGGTCGATGTCGGTGAACCTGTCGCCGGTGCAGTTCAGCTCGCCACACCTGCTGCACGATGTGCGCGAGGTGATCGAGCGCCATGGCATCCCCGCGCGCCACCTGGTGCTGGAGATCACCGAAAGCACCGTGATGCGCGATACCGATACCAGCCTGCGCCTGCTGCAGGCGCTGTCGGCGCTGGGCGTGGGCATCTCCATCGATGATTTCGGAACCGGCTATTCCAGCCTGCTGTACCTGAAGCGGCTGCCGGCCACCGAGATCAAGATCGACCACGCGTTCGTGCGCGACCTGGAACACAGCGCCGAAGACGTGGTGATCGTCTCGGCGATCGTGGCGCTGGGCCATGCGCTGGACATGGACATCGTGGCCGAGGGCGTGGAGACCGCCGCGCAACGCGCCTACCTGGAGCGCCTGGGCTGCGACTTCCTGCAGGGCTACCTGCTCGGCCGCCCGGTCGATGCGGCGCGCTTCATGCAGCTGCACGACCTGCCCCGGCCGCGGGTGGAACTGGCGCAGAGCCCGCCACCCAGTGGCAACGCTCCTCTGTAG
- the fliM gene encoding flagellar motor switch protein FliM, with protein sequence MNDLLSQDEIDALLHGVDSGAVETDAEPPSGEARSYDFASQDRIIRGRMPTLEMVHERFARLWRIGLFNLIRRSAELSVRGIELIKFNDYMHSLYVPTNLNLIRFKPLRGTGLIVFEPTLVFAIVDNFFGGDGRYPTRIEGREFTATEMRVIHLLLKQTFADLREAWAPVMDVDFEYINSEINPHFANIVTPREYVVVCRLHVELDGGGGDIHVTLPYSMLEPIRELLDAGIQSDRNDRDESWGKTLREQLNIAEVTLSSVLASKRMTLRDLTQLKVGDILPIDLSPQVPLCVENIPVFTGEFGIANGMNAVKITATHPPGSRPRAPVIQEDPQ encoded by the coding sequence ATGAATGATCTGCTGTCCCAGGACGAGATCGATGCCCTGCTCCACGGCGTGGACAGTGGCGCGGTCGAGACCGATGCGGAACCCCCGTCAGGCGAAGCACGCTCGTACGACTTCGCCAGCCAGGACCGCATCATCCGTGGTCGCATGCCGACCCTGGAAATGGTCCACGAGCGCTTCGCGCGCCTGTGGCGGATCGGCCTGTTCAACCTGATCCGCCGCTCGGCCGAGCTGTCGGTGCGCGGTATCGAACTGATCAAGTTCAACGACTACATGCACTCGCTGTATGTGCCGACCAACCTGAACCTGATCCGCTTCAAGCCACTGCGCGGCACCGGCCTGATCGTCTTCGAGCCGACCCTGGTGTTCGCCATCGTCGACAACTTCTTCGGCGGCGACGGGCGCTACCCAACCCGCATCGAGGGCCGCGAATTCACTGCCACCGAAATGCGGGTGATCCACCTGCTGCTGAAGCAGACCTTCGCCGACCTGCGCGAAGCGTGGGCACCGGTGATGGACGTCGACTTCGAGTACATCAACTCGGAGATCAACCCGCACTTCGCCAACATCGTGACGCCGCGCGAGTACGTGGTGGTGTGCCGCCTGCACGTCGAGCTCGACGGTGGTGGCGGCGACATCCACGTCACCCTGCCGTACTCGATGCTGGAGCCGATCCGCGAACTGCTCGACGCCGGCATCCAGAGCGACCGCAACGACCGCGACGAGAGCTGGGGCAAGACCCTGCGCGAGCAGCTCAACATCGCCGAAGTCACCCTGTCCAGCGTGCTGGCCAGCAAGCGCATGACCCTGCGCGACCTGACCCAGCTGAAGGTCGGCGACATCCTGCCGATCGACCTGAGCCCGCAGGTGCCGCTGTGCGTGGAGAACATTCCCGTGTTCACCGGCGAGTTCGGCATCGCCAACGGCATGAACGCCGTGAAGATCACCGCTACCCATCCGCCGGGCTCCCGCCCGCGCGCACCCGTCATCCAGGAAGACCCGCAATGA
- the fliJ gene encoding flagellar export protein FliJ — MNQSKRIDPLLKRAQEHEDAVARDLAERQRVLDTHLSRLDELRRYAEEYANAQMAATSPAQLLNRRAFLDRLDSAVEQQQATVNGNREKVEAERARLILASRDKAVLEQLAASYRAQEKVVTDRRDQREMDDIGARRARLVQAEDQDGAEQGGRS; from the coding sequence ATGAACCAGTCCAAGCGCATCGATCCCCTGCTCAAGCGGGCCCAGGAACACGAGGACGCGGTCGCCCGCGACCTGGCCGAACGCCAGCGTGTGCTCGACACCCATCTATCGCGACTGGACGAACTTCGCCGCTATGCCGAGGAGTACGCCAACGCCCAGATGGCGGCGACCAGCCCGGCGCAGCTGCTGAACCGCCGCGCCTTCCTTGATCGCCTGGACAGTGCGGTCGAGCAGCAGCAGGCTACGGTCAACGGCAACCGCGAAAAGGTAGAGGCCGAGCGCGCCCGCCTGATCCTGGCCAGCCGAGACAAGGCGGTGCTGGAGCAGCTGGCCGCGAGCTACCGCGCACAGGAAAAAGTGGTGACCGACCGCCGCGACCAGCGCGAGATGGACGACATTGGTGCGCGGCGTGCGCGCCTGGTGCAGGCCGAAGACCAGGACGGCGCCGAGCAGGGAGGCCGCTCGTGA
- a CDS encoding FliI/YscN family ATPase: MSTEPQPAAPPADWAVARNLRLARRLDGLRVDTAHGRGLIREGVLRRAVGLTLEAVGCEAPLGASCKVEVVDGGWVDAEVVGFAGERTYLMPSAELHGLLPNARVVPSARRGGVEVGEGLLGRVIDSDGVPLDGKGPIRAEGHVGMAGVSINPLAREPITQPLDVGVRAINALLPIGRGQRVGLFAGSGVGKSTLLGMMTRYTAADVIVVGLIGERGREVRDFVETTLGEEGLRRAVVVASPADRPPLARLHGAYRATAIAEWFRDQGLNVLLLMDSLTRFAQAQREIGLSVGEPPTTRGYPPSVFAKLPALVERAGNGAKGRGSITAFYTVLTEGDDPQDPIADAARAILDGHILLSRRVADSGLYPAIDVESSVSRVVTEIADEPWRLRIRKLKRLVSAYSANRDLIAIGAYQRGNDAATDEALERWPEIMEFLGQDVAKAADLPHSQAALQRLVEQES, from the coding sequence ATGAGCACCGAGCCGCAACCGGCAGCGCCGCCGGCCGACTGGGCCGTGGCCCGCAACCTGCGCCTGGCCCGGCGCCTGGATGGCCTGCGCGTGGATACCGCGCATGGTCGCGGCCTGATCCGCGAGGGCGTGCTGCGCCGCGCGGTCGGACTGACCCTGGAAGCCGTCGGCTGCGAGGCACCGCTGGGTGCCAGCTGCAAGGTGGAAGTGGTCGATGGTGGCTGGGTCGACGCCGAAGTGGTCGGCTTCGCCGGCGAACGCACCTACCTGATGCCCAGCGCCGAACTGCATGGCCTGCTGCCCAATGCCCGGGTGGTGCCGTCGGCACGACGTGGCGGCGTGGAAGTGGGCGAAGGCCTGCTCGGCCGCGTCATCGACAGCGATGGCGTACCGCTGGATGGCAAGGGCCCGATCCGCGCCGAAGGCCACGTCGGCATGGCCGGCGTGTCGATCAATCCGCTGGCGCGAGAACCGATCACCCAGCCGCTGGACGTGGGCGTGCGCGCGATCAACGCGCTGCTGCCGATCGGTCGCGGCCAGCGCGTCGGCCTGTTCGCCGGCTCCGGCGTCGGCAAGTCGACGCTGCTGGGCATGATGACCCGCTACACCGCCGCCGACGTGATCGTGGTCGGCCTGATCGGTGAACGTGGCCGCGAAGTGCGCGATTTCGTCGAAACCACGCTGGGCGAGGAAGGACTGCGCCGCGCCGTGGTGGTCGCCAGCCCCGCCGACCGGCCGCCGCTGGCGCGCCTGCACGGTGCCTACCGCGCCACGGCCATTGCCGAATGGTTCCGCGACCAGGGCCTGAACGTGCTGCTGCTGATGGACTCGCTGACCCGCTTCGCCCAGGCGCAGCGCGAGATCGGCCTGTCGGTCGGTGAACCACCGACCACCCGCGGCTACCCGCCCTCGGTGTTCGCCAAGCTGCCGGCGCTGGTCGAACGCGCCGGCAACGGCGCCAAGGGCCGTGGCTCGATCACCGCGTTCTACACCGTACTGACCGAAGGCGATGATCCGCAGGATCCGATCGCCGACGCCGCGCGCGCGATCCTCGATGGCCACATCCTGCTCTCGCGCCGCGTGGCCGACAGCGGCCTGTACCCGGCCATCGACGTCGAATCGTCGGTCAGCCGCGTGGTCACGGAAATCGCTGACGAACCGTGGCGCCTGCGCATCCGCAAGTTGAAGCGACTGGTCTCGGCCTACTCGGCCAACCGTGACCTGATCGCGATCGGTGCCTACCAGCGCGGTAACGATGCGGCCACCGACGAAGCCCTGGAACGCTGGCCGGAAATCATGGAGTTCCTCGGCCAGGACGTTGCCAAGGCCGCAGATCTCCCGCACAGCCAGGCGGCGCTGCAGCGCCTGGTGGAACAAGAGAGTTAA
- the fliP gene encoding flagellar type III secretion system pore protein FliP (The bacterial flagellar biogenesis protein FliP forms a type III secretion system (T3SS)-type pore required for flagellar assembly.) has translation MRVTRTRLATLMPWLLLLALCLLPALAFAAPGAPTTPLPDINVGKIGGAPVSLPLQTLLLMTAITLIPSMLLVLTSFTRIIIVLGLLRQALGTGQTPSNQVLLGLALFLTAMVMMPTWDKAWSAGMAPYLNGDIDFQTAWTLTTQPLRGFMLAQIRETDLMTFAGIAGHGTYASPDAIPFPVLVASFVTSELKTAFEIGFLIFIPFVIIDLVVASVLMSMGMMMLSPMLVSAPFKILLFVLVDGWVLTVGTLAASFNPA, from the coding sequence ATGCGTGTCACCCGTACCCGTCTTGCCACCCTGATGCCGTGGCTGCTGTTGCTTGCCCTGTGCCTGTTGCCGGCGCTGGCGTTCGCCGCGCCCGGCGCGCCAACCACCCCGCTGCCGGACATCAACGTCGGCAAGATCGGGGGGGCGCCGGTCAGCCTGCCGCTGCAGACCCTGCTGCTGATGACCGCGATCACCCTGATCCCGTCGATGCTGCTGGTGCTGACCTCGTTCACCCGCATCATCATCGTGCTGGGCCTGCTGCGCCAGGCATTGGGTACCGGCCAGACACCGTCCAACCAGGTACTGCTGGGCCTGGCCCTGTTCCTCACCGCGATGGTGATGATGCCGACCTGGGACAAGGCGTGGAGTGCGGGCATGGCGCCCTACCTCAACGGCGACATCGACTTCCAGACCGCCTGGACGCTGACCACGCAGCCGCTGCGCGGGTTCATGCTGGCGCAGATCCGCGAGACCGACCTGATGACCTTCGCCGGCATCGCCGGGCATGGCACCTACGCCAGCCCCGATGCGATCCCGTTCCCGGTGCTGGTCGCTTCGTTCGTCACCAGCGAACTGAAAACCGCCTTCGAGATCGGCTTCCTGATCTTCATCCCGTTCGTGATCATCGACCTGGTCGTCGCCAGCGTGCTGATGTCGATGGGCATGATGATGCTGTCGCCGATGCTGGTGTCGGCACCGTTCAAGATCCTGCTGTTCGTGCTGGTCGATGGCTGGGTGCTGACCGTCGGCACGCTGGCGGCCAGCTTCAATCCGGCCTGA
- a CDS encoding flagellar hook-length control protein FliK, with protein sequence MPTPLASSANPATPASSNSAARASRSEGGKDFSQLLQDGAPSAPAPAGSATTPTPATPSQPSTTDSNGHAPGERSADAEAATAETPPLPPVAVTPAGPGADKDKPAATEDAPWPPLGLAGLVLAMPTPVDPAAALPTTAAPSLASDGSALPVAPAANPALPATAPAAATAATADGKPASASADDATTLPLPEMILPGKRSERGEGSDVAALGDRASTPLLHAPAAAAVQDLKAALATGNAIFNGEPTPKPVLGDDGFDQAIGARLGWLADQKIGHAHIRLSPDDMGPVDVRLQLNGDKVHASFSSPHVDVRQALESSLPRLRELLGEQGFQLAHADVGHQAPGGDGNASGQPGGGGMTGDGEPTPGDASVSSAQLIRQRGLLDAYA encoded by the coding sequence ATGCCCACCCCGCTCGCCAGCAGCGCCAACCCGGCCACGCCCGCCAGCAGCAACAGTGCGGCGCGCGCCTCACGCAGCGAAGGCGGAAAGGACTTCAGCCAGCTGCTGCAGGACGGCGCGCCCTCTGCACCCGCCCCTGCCGGCAGCGCCACTACGCCGACGCCAGCCACGCCGAGCCAGCCGTCGACCACCGACAGCAATGGCCACGCACCGGGCGAACGCAGCGCGGACGCCGAAGCGGCAACCGCTGAAACGCCTCCGCTACCGCCTGTTGCCGTGACCCCGGCTGGACCCGGCGCCGACAAGGACAAGCCCGCCGCGACCGAGGACGCCCCATGGCCACCGCTCGGCCTGGCCGGTCTGGTGCTGGCAATGCCGACGCCCGTGGATCCGGCCGCCGCTCTGCCGACCACTGCTGCACCGTCGTTGGCCAGCGACGGTAGCGCGCTGCCCGTTGCCCCCGCCGCGAACCCGGCACTGCCTGCAACCGCCCCGGCAGCGGCCACCGCAGCGACGGCCGACGGCAAACCGGCGTCGGCCAGCGCTGACGATGCCACCACGCTGCCACTGCCGGAGATGATCCTGCCCGGCAAGCGCAGCGAGCGCGGCGAAGGCAGCGACGTGGCCGCCCTTGGCGACCGCGCCAGTACACCACTGCTGCATGCACCGGCAGCGGCCGCCGTACAGGACCTGAAGGCGGCGCTCGCCACCGGCAACGCGATCTTCAATGGCGAACCCACGCCGAAGCCCGTGCTGGGTGACGATGGCTTCGATCAGGCCATCGGTGCTCGCCTGGGCTGGCTGGCCGACCAGAAGATCGGCCACGCCCACATCCGCCTGAGCCCGGACGACATGGGCCCGGTCGACGTGCGACTGCAGTTGAACGGCGACAAGGTGCATGCCAGCTTCAGCAGCCCGCACGTGGACGTGCGGCAGGCGCTGGAAAGCAGCCTGCCGCGCCTGCGCGAGCTGCTGGGCGAACAGGGCTTCCAGCTGGCCCACGCCGATGTCGGCCACCAGGCGCCGGGCGGTGACGGCAATGCGTCGGGACAGCCCGGTGGCGGCGGCATGACCGGCGACGGAGAACCGACGCCGGGCGACGCCAGCGTGTCGTCCGCACAGTTGATCCGCCAGCGCGGATTGCTGGACGCCTACGCCTGA
- the flhB gene encoding flagellar biosynthesis protein FlhB, translated as MSENESAGEKTEQPTEKRLRDAREQGNLPRSRELGTAAVFGAGVLAVMAMSGSIGRGATAWMKHALSPEQSLRQNPKELFGHFGDLLLQFMLVIAPLVLVCLLASFVAPLVMGGLRWSQKALLPDINRMNPMSGLKRLYGPEAIAEFTKSLLRVAFVGVAAGLVVWTGFDTLRGLIHHPLETAITDGLGFTLRLLLATAGAMLVLAAIDAPYQRWNWMRKLKMTREELRREMKESEGSPEVKGRIRQLQQQMANRRMMEAVPTADVVVVNPTHYAVALKYEGGAMNAPTVVALGVDETALRIREVADGNKVAIVSAPPLARALYREGQLGKEIPVRLYSAVAQVLSYVYQLRAWRTGPMPDAPHIQVDEFGKGGRP; from the coding sequence ATGTCCGAGAACGAATCCGCCGGCGAAAAAACCGAACAACCAACCGAAAAACGCCTGCGCGACGCCCGTGAACAGGGCAACCTGCCGCGTTCGCGCGAACTCGGCACCGCCGCCGTGTTCGGCGCCGGCGTGTTGGCAGTGATGGCCATGAGCGGCTCGATCGGCCGTGGCGCCACGGCCTGGATGAAGCACGCGCTCAGCCCGGAACAGAGCCTGCGACAGAACCCGAAGGAACTGTTCGGCCACTTCGGCGACCTGCTGCTGCAGTTCATGCTGGTGATCGCACCGCTGGTGCTGGTCTGCCTGCTGGCCAGCTTCGTCGCCCCGCTGGTGATGGGGGGCCTGCGCTGGTCGCAGAAGGCGCTGCTGCCCGATATCAACCGCATGAACCCGATGAGCGGGCTCAAGCGCCTGTATGGCCCCGAGGCCATTGCCGAGTTCACCAAATCGCTGCTGCGCGTGGCCTTCGTCGGTGTGGCCGCCGGGCTGGTGGTCTGGACCGGCTTCGACACCCTGCGCGGGCTGATCCACCACCCGCTGGAGACCGCCATCACCGACGGGCTCGGCTTCACCCTGCGCCTGCTGCTGGCCACCGCCGGCGCCATGCTGGTGCTGGCCGCGATCGATGCCCCGTACCAGCGCTGGAACTGGATGCGCAAGCTGAAGATGACCCGTGAAGAGCTGCGCCGGGAAATGAAGGAAAGCGAGGGCAGCCCCGAGGTGAAGGGCCGCATCCGCCAGCTGCAGCAGCAGATGGCCAACCGCCGGATGATGGAAGCGGTGCCCACTGCCGACGTAGTGGTGGTCAACCCCACCCACTACGCGGTGGCGCTGAAGTACGAGGGCGGCGCCATGAACGCCCCCACCGTGGTCGCGCTGGGCGTGGACGAGACCGCCCTGCGCATCCGTGAAGTAGCCGACGGCAACAAGGTGGCGATCGTCTCCGCCCCGCCTTTGGCACGCGCCTTGTATCGGGAAGGCCAACTCGGAAAGGAAATCCCCGTGAGACTGTATTCGGCCGTCGCCCAGGTCCTGTCCTACGTCTACCAGCTGCGCGCCTGGCGCACTGGTCCGATGCCGGACGCCCCGCACATCCAGGTGGATGAATTCGGCAAGGGAGGCCGCCCGTGA